The DNA sequence ATTGAAGATATTCCACAACAAGTTCCTTTGTCAGTTGATTCATGCTTATTGTCTCAGGTCTCATCGACCTTTTTGTTGTGCAGAATACCAAGAAGAGTTTAAAAGTATCGCGATACGATGATATAGTATGTACACTCGCATTTTTCTGTCCAGGAAGGTATTTTGATAAAAAGTATGAAAGATATCTTGGAAAATCAGCATTATTCATCAAACTCACCACCTAGCGGTATAACGTAACCAAAGTCTGCTTCAACTCGATTAATGATATTAGGATACAGATCAGCAGTTAGCCTAAGATAATATTGTGTACCTCTAAAATCTGAATGCCCCATATATGCTGCAAGATATGGAAGGAGATTGGTCAATTCCTCACCTGAAAGAACCCAGCCTTTGAGGCACTTTACAGCAAAATTATGTCTCAAATCATGTACTCTAGGTCCTGCATCTGTGTGTGATATACCTGCATTCTGCAGATAGTCGCGAAAGCGACGGTACATTGTGCTCTGATCAATTCTTTTATTGTTCTTTGTAGTAAATAGATAAGCACTATCATTAGAATATCTATGGATTTTCTCCTTAAGCTCAATGATGCGTTCCGTTAGGCTGGGAGAAAGAGGGATTATACGGTCTTTATTATTTTTAGCGTGATATATAGTCAAAATACCTTCGGTAGGACTGAAATCACTTATGAGGAGGTTTAATGCTTCAGAAATTCTCATGCCAGTTCCATAAAGAAGTCGAAAGAATACAGGGTCAATAATACTCCTATTGGTATAAAATGAATCCTTCCAAGAGTCAATTGTATGGAAGATTTGTGCCATTTCTTCTTCAGTAAATATATACGGTACGTGAGTGCCTTGATTCTGTGGTGCTGACTTGATTTCAGGCACATAAACTTCATGAAATCCATTCTTCGTAAGGAACAAGGCAAAATCGTGCATGAGCCGTTCTTTCAAGTAGTAGCTAGATGGACGTTCTACAGCTGAATAAATAAATTCATTCAGCATGGGTTTTGTCAGGCGTGAGCCTGAGTAACCATTTCTGGAGTAGTATTCATCGAATCTTTTCAAATAGTGTTCCTGTTGGTTAAATCGAAATCCTGTCATTCGTTTCTCCTTAAGATAAGATATAAGCATATCGGAGATATCGCTTTGCCATTGGTATTTTTCTTTCATTACTGGAACACCTCCTCCGGATCTAAGGCACATTTTCTCAGCCCTTCAATATCTATCTTAATGTAGATACTGGTTGTGTTTATACTCTGATGGCCCAGTGTTTCTGAAATTACTGACAAAGGAGCTTTCGCTT is a window from the Clostridium swellfunianum genome containing:
- a CDS encoding tyrosine-type recombinase/integrase, which translates into the protein MKEKYQWQSDISDMLISYLKEKRMTGFRFNQQEHYLKRFDEYYSRNGYSGSRLTKPMLNEFIYSAVERPSSYYLKERLMHDFALFLTKNGFHEVYVPEIKSAPQNQGTHVPYIFTEEEMAQIFHTIDSWKDSFYTNRSIIDPVFFRLLYGTGMRISEALNLLISDFSPTEGILTIYHAKNNKDRIIPLSPSLTERIIELKEKIHRYSNDSAYLFTTKNNKRIDQSTMYRRFRDYLQNAGISHTDAGPRVHDLRHNFAVKCLKGWVLSGEELTNLLPYLAAYMGHSDFRGTQYYLRLTADLYPNIINRVEADFGYVIPLGGEFDE